The genomic region AATCACGTTGGTCGGAACGAACGCGGAAACGTCGCCAGCCTGGGTTTCAATGATCGGCAGTGCGGTCAGGGAACCGGTTTTGCCGGTCACTGCGCCGTTGGTGAACTTCTCTACGTACTCTTCCGAAACGCGGGATGCGCGCTCCAGCAGACGGGAGTGGAGATAGAACACGTCGCCTGGGTAAGCTTCACGGCCTGGTGGACGGCGCAGCAGCAGGGAAATCTGGCGGTAAGCCACTGCCTGCTTGGACAGATCGTCATAAACGATCAGCGCGTCTTCACCGCGGTCGCGGAAGAATTCACCCATGGTGCAACCGGAGTACGGTGCCAGGAATTGCAGCGCAGGAGATTCCGAAGCACTGGCAGCCACGATGATCGTGTTGGCCAGGGCGCCGTTTTCTTCCAGCTTGCGAACCACGTTGGCGATGGTCGATTGCTTCTGACCAATGGCTACGTAGACGCAGAAAATGCCGCTGTCTTTCTGGTTGATGATCGCGTCGATCGCCAGGGCGGTTTTACCGATCTGACGGTCACCGATGATCAGCTCACGCTGGCCACGGCCGACCGGGATCATGGCGTCGACAGCCTTGTAGCCAGTCTGTACAGGCTGGTCTACCGACTTACGCCAGATCACGCCTGGAGCAACTTTCTCGACCGCGTCGGTCTCGGTGTTGCCCAGTGGACCTTTGCCGTCAACTGGATTACCCAGTGCGTCGACTACGCGACCCAGCAGTTCCTTACCAACCGGAACTTCCAGGATGCGGCCGGTGCACTTGGCGCTCATGCCTTCAGCCAGACTGGTGTACGCGCCCAATACAACGGCACCTACGGAGTCTTGCTCCAGGTTGAGGGCCATACCGTAGACGCCGCCCGGAAACTCGATCATCTCGCCGTACATGACGTCGGCCAGACCGTGAATCCGCACGATGCCGTCAGATACGCTGACGACAGTGCCTTCGTTACGGGCTTGGGAGGTCACATCGAGCTTGTCGATGCGGCCCTTGATAATTTCACTTATTTCGGAAGGATTGAGTTGCTGCATTGCTCTGCTGCCCCTTCAAACTCAAGATTTCAATGCTTCGGCAAGTTTCGCGATTTTGCCGCGAATCGAGCCATCGATAACCAGGTCGCCGGCACGGATAACGACACCACCAATCAGGGATGCGTCCTCCGAAGCTTGCAGGCGCACTTCCCGATTGAGTCGTGCACTGAGAACCTTGGCGAGTTTGTCTTGCTGTTCTTGGTTCAATGCGAAAGCACTGGTCACTTCAACGTCTACCGATTTCTCTGCTTCGGCCTTGTACAGGTCGAACAGAGCGGCGATCTCCGGCAATAACGGGAGACGGTCGTTTTCGGCAATGACGTGAATGAAGTTCTGCACCTTCACATCAAACTTGTCGCCGCACACTTCAATAAAAGTGGCGGCCTTGTCTGCGCTCGTCAGGCGCGGGGCCTTGAGCACGCGCTGCATGGTGTCGTCTTGCGACACTGCTGCAGCCAGGCCGAGCATGGCTGACCAAGAGGCCAGCTGCTGGTGGGCCTGGGCGTGCTCGAAGGCTGCCTTAGCATAAGGTCGGGCCAACGTGGTCAGTTCTGCCATGATCGCCCTCGCTTAAATTTCAGCAGCCAGTTTGTCAACCAGCTCCGCGTGCGCGTTTTGATCGATTGTGGCACCAAGGATCTTCTCCGCGCCGCCGACAGCCAGGGCACCCAGTTGGGCACGCAGCGCGTCTTTGACACCGTTCAGTTCCTGTTCGATCTCGGCATGAGCCGAAGCCTTCACACGGTCAGCTTCGACGCGGGCTTTTTCAACAGCCTCTTCGACGATCTGGTTACCGCGTTTCTTGGCTTGCTCAATGATTTCAGCTGCCTGTGCTTTAGCTTCGCGCAGTTGAAGACCCACTTTCTCTTGGGCCAACTCCAGGTCGCGAGCTGCACGGCTGGCAGCGTCCAAACCATCCGCGATCTTCTTCTGACGTTCGTGCAAAGCCGCGATGACCGGAGGCCACACGAACTTCATGCAAAACACTACAAAAATGAAGAACGCAACGGATTGGCCAATCAGGGTTGCATTAATGTTCACGCCAACACCTCGCTCATTCGTTGTCCATCACCCCAATCACTCGAAAAGTCGAGTGATTAGCCAGCGAGTTGACCAACGAAGGGGTTCGCGAAGGTGAAGAACAGTGCGATACCAACGCCGATCATGGTCACGGCGTCGAGCAGGCCGGCGACGATGAACATTTTAACTTGCAGCATTGGGACCATTTCTGGCTGACGCGCTGCGCCTTCCAGGAATTTGCCGCCCAGCAGGCCGAAACCAATGGCAGTACCCAGGGCGCCCAGGCCGATCAACAGTGCAACAGCGATAGCGGTTAGACCAACTACAGTTTCCATCTTTCCTCCCGACTTTTACGTCGTATGGTTTAGGTTTTTTAGATTTTAAAGCGGTAAAACAAATCGTTTCATAGCCCTGGTGGGCCACCTTCCCGTTTGACCGGGAAGGACATCAGACTAGTCGAGACTGGTCTTAATGGTTCTCTTCGTGCGCCATCGACAGGTAGACAATGGTCAGCATCATGAAGATGAAGGCCTGCAGGGTAATGATCAGGATGTGGAACACAGCCCACGCCCACTGCAGAACTACGCCCAGGCCGCTAAGCCAGAGCAGGCCGCTGCCGAACATCACAGCGATCAGGATGAACACCAGCTCGCCGGCATACATGTTGCCGAACAGTCGCAGGGCCAGGGAGATCGGCTTGGCGACCAGGGTCACGAACTCGAGCAGGAAGTTCACCGGAATCAGCAGGGCTTGAACGAAAATGTTCTTGCTGCCGAACGGGTGCAGGGTCAGTTCGCCGATGAAGCCGCCGATACCCTTGACCTTGATGCTGTAGAAAATGATCAACGCGAACACCGACAGGGCCATGCCCAGGGTGGCGTTCGGGTCAGTGGTCGACACGGCGCGGAATGGAATGTGCGCATCGCCGGAGATCAGGATAGCCAACTGAGGAATCCAGTCCACCGGGATCAGGTCGACGGCGTTCATCAGGAACACCCAGACGAAGATGGTCAGTGCCAGCGGTGCGATCACCGGGCTACGGCCATGGAAGCTGTCTTTCACGCTGCCATCGACGAATTCGACCAGTACTTCAACGAAGTTCTGCAAGGCACCTGGCTGACCGGAGGTCGCCTTCTTTGCCGCCATGCGGAAAATCAGGACGAAGATCAGACCCAATGCGACCGACCAACCTAGAGTATCCAGGTGGAAAGCCCAGAAACCCATTTCTTTGGCCTCTGCTGCGGTGTGGGCAAAGCCCCAGCCGCCGTTGGGAAGCTGACCGAAGGTCAGGTTCTGCAAGTGGTGCTGGATATAGCCCGAAGCGGTTGTTTCTGCCATGGTTGCCTCAAACGCCCTAAGGTTTCGAAAGTCTTGTTTTCATTAGCAGGGGAGCGAACCAGCTGACCAGTTGGGTCAACACGAAGACGCCGAATACAGCCAGCGGCGCCAATGGCTTCACACCTGCAAAGGTCAGTGCAAACAGCACTGCCGTCAAAATCAGTTTCCCCGCCTCGCCGGCATAAAAAGACCGGACGATAGCCTGGGCTGCTCGGGCGCCGGAAAACCGAAAGGCCCTGTGAGCGAAATACATATTGGGCAGCAAGGCTATCAGGCCTCCGCAGAGTCCTGAATATCCGGCTACGACTCCATGCCAATACCAAAGCGCCAAAGCGGCGATCAGCAGAATGACAAATTGAGCCAATAAAACCGGGAAAA from Pseudomonas synxantha harbors:
- the atpA gene encoding F0F1 ATP synthase subunit alpha translates to MQQLNPSEISEIIKGRIDKLDVTSQARNEGTVVSVSDGIVRIHGLADVMYGEMIEFPGGVYGMALNLEQDSVGAVVLGAYTSLAEGMSAKCTGRILEVPVGKELLGRVVDALGNPVDGKGPLGNTETDAVEKVAPGVIWRKSVDQPVQTGYKAVDAMIPVGRGQRELIIGDRQIGKTALAIDAIINQKDSGIFCVYVAIGQKQSTIANVVRKLEENGALANTIIVAASASESPALQFLAPYSGCTMGEFFRDRGEDALIVYDDLSKQAVAYRQISLLLRRPPGREAYPGDVFYLHSRLLERASRVSEEYVEKFTNGAVTGKTGSLTALPIIETQAGDVSAFVPTNVISITDGQIFLESAMFNSGIRPAVNAGVSVSRVGGAAQTKIIKKLSGGIRTALAQYRELAAFAQFASDLDEATRKQLEHGQRVTELMKQKQYAPMSIADMALSLYAAERGFLTDVEIAKVGSFEQALIAYFNRDHAELMAKINVKGDFNDDIDAGMKAGIEKFKATQTW
- a CDS encoding F0F1 ATP synthase subunit delta; the protein is MAELTTLARPYAKAAFEHAQAHQQLASWSAMLGLAAAVSQDDTMQRVLKAPRLTSADKAATFIEVCGDKFDVKVQNFIHVIAENDRLPLLPEIAALFDLYKAEAEKSVDVEVTSAFALNQEQQDKLAKVLSARLNREVRLQASEDASLIGGVVIRAGDLVIDGSIRGKIAKLAEALKS
- a CDS encoding F0F1 ATP synthase subunit B: MNINATLIGQSVAFFIFVVFCMKFVWPPVIAALHERQKKIADGLDAASRAARDLELAQEKVGLQLREAKAQAAEIIEQAKKRGNQIVEEAVEKARVEADRVKASAHAEIEQELNGVKDALRAQLGALAVGGAEKILGATIDQNAHAELVDKLAAEI
- the atpE gene encoding F0F1 ATP synthase subunit C; its protein translation is METVVGLTAIAVALLIGLGALGTAIGFGLLGGKFLEGAARQPEMVPMLQVKMFIVAGLLDAVTMIGVGIALFFTFANPFVGQLAG
- the atpB gene encoding F0F1 ATP synthase subunit A, which translates into the protein MAETTASGYIQHHLQNLTFGQLPNGGWGFAHTAAEAKEMGFWAFHLDTLGWSVALGLIFVLIFRMAAKKATSGQPGALQNFVEVLVEFVDGSVKDSFHGRSPVIAPLALTIFVWVFLMNAVDLIPVDWIPQLAILISGDAHIPFRAVSTTDPNATLGMALSVFALIIFYSIKVKGIGGFIGELTLHPFGSKNIFVQALLIPVNFLLEFVTLVAKPISLALRLFGNMYAGELVFILIAVMFGSGLLWLSGLGVVLQWAWAVFHILIITLQAFIFMMLTIVYLSMAHEENH
- a CDS encoding F0F1 ATP synthase subunit I, which gives rise to METRTPNTLPFHRLAVFPVLLAQFVILLIAALALWYWHGVVAGYSGLCGGLIALLPNMYFAHRAFRFSGARAAQAIVRSFYAGEAGKLILTAVLFALTFAGVKPLAPLAVFGVFVLTQLVSWFAPLLMKTRLSKP